The Mytilus galloprovincialis chromosome 2, xbMytGall1.hap1.1, whole genome shotgun sequence genome has a window encoding:
- the LOC143064571 gene encoding uncharacterized protein LOC143064571, which yields MALTSLIFFVAVLATTDGLNCFGQFCQGNEYCFIKIHEGSGNCVIPHGHQQGHQQCIGLHHGGDHCYCHEQACVDSMVRQEATPGPTNAPPIATAAPTVVTVAQTTAVPRIEVFTCFGTTCITPKVCRVMFVNAIPISGSCELPKANVIGCIPPPSSGDCNCDSRLCTGIIDTLTTQATSQASTATTPMAATDAVTDQVTTIGLTSTVSDGTTPLTLCADLEDAKFNCKDYNNQFGLCASLTSTLQTIARTRCPKFCNLCVNGTAPTQSTLTGTTTLPPCSDHDPRCSQASYKNLLCNPNAVPDTKKYAIETCPLTCNYCTEYYALLNPTVTCNICGDLAGRIPCSQSLVFKNITTTTTCPSSQQYCMTDVLQDSSGNKDIFKRCVDEATCRTKWLTESADQDYCSKYDVVKNPNAFECHFCCHGDYCNTGIKPKDSVLVQKQSGK from the exons ATGGCGCTGACAAGTCTTATATTCTTTGTTGCTGTTTTGG cGACAACAGACGGTTTGAATTGCTTTGGACAATTTTGTCAAGGTAATGAG tactgttttattaaaattcatgAAGGCAGTGGAAATTGTGTTATACCTCACGGA CACCAACAGGGACACCAGCAATGCATAGGACTCCATCACGGAGGAGATCATTGTTACTGTCACGAACAAGCATGTGTTGATTCTATGG TCAGACAAGAAGCTACACCTGGTCCAACTAACGCCCCACCTATCGCAACAGCCGCCCCAACTGTCGTCACTGTCGCCCAAACAACAG CAGTTCCTAGAATTGAAGTATTCACATGTTTTGGAACAACATGCATAACACCTAAA GTTTGTCGTGTGATGTTCGTAAACGCCATTCCTATAAGTGGATCCTGCGAATTACCAAAAGCC AATGTAATAGGTTGTATCCCTCCACCTTCAAGCGGTGACTGTAATTGTGATTCTAGACTATGCACCGGAATTATAG ATACATTGACAACACAGGCAACAAGTCAAG CTAGTACAGCCACCACCCCTATGGCTGCAACAGATGCTGTAACCG ATCAAGTAACCACTATAGGATTAACTTCAACAGTTTCTGATG GAACAACACCTCTTACTTTATGTGCAGACCTTGAAGACGCTAAGTTCAATTGTAAAGACTACAATAACCAATTTGGTTTATGTGCATCTCTTACATCTACGCTACAAACCATAGCACGGACCAGATGTCCAAAATTTTGTAACCTCTGTG TAAACGGAACAGCACCCACCCAGTCCACGTTAACGG GAACCACGACATTACCTCCATGTAGTGATCACGATCCTAGATGTTCACAAGCTTCATACAAAAACTTATTGTGTAATCCAAATGCTGTACCGGATACAAAGAAATATGCCATTGAGACATGTCCGCTGACATGTAACTATTGCACTGAATATTATG ccTTATTGAACC CCACCGTAACTTGCAATATATGTGGAGACCTTGCTGGTAGAATCCCTTGCTCACAGAGCCTCGTTTTTAAGAACATCACTACAACTACCACTTGTCCGAGTAGCCAACAGTACTGCATGACTGATGTCCTTCAAGATTCTTCTGGGaacaaagatattttcaaaag ATGTGTTGATGAAGCTACTTGTCGAACAAAGTGGTTAACAGAATCAGCTGATCAAGATTATTGCTCTAAATATGATGTCGTAAAAAATCCAAATGCATTCGAATGCCACTTCTGTTGTCATGGTGACTATTGTAATACCGGAATAAAACCGAAAGATTCAGTTTTGGTACAAAAACAGTcaggcaaataa